A window of Solanum stenotomum isolate F172 chromosome 3, ASM1918654v1, whole genome shotgun sequence contains these coding sequences:
- the LOC125860158 gene encoding 3-ketoacyl-CoA synthase 6-like, with protein MELTKLLCLFIFFTIEALLILLQAELNMFHLVILSCYIFLLILKSRPSPIYLVDYSCLKPPSICQIPHSTFIEHTRNFMDKQSITFMTKILNQSGQSDETYIPPALHYIPPKSDYQEVISEVHMVLFPVFEDLLAKTKLTPRDIDVLIVNCSGFCPAPSLSSIIVNKFGMREDIKSYTISGMGCSASALAIDITQNIFKSHKDSIAVVLSTEILSTGWYPGKEPSMLVINCLFRMGAAGILISNKKESKNRAKYELVKTLRTQRAYDDKGYFSAYREEDTDGYTGVTLKRNLLETAGETLRSNITILGSQILPFTEKILYGVSILKKKMVDKKSSVDIYVPNFKSVINHFCLPTSGRAVINEIGKGLNLGESDMEAALMTLHRFGNQSSSSLWYELAYLEAKERVKKGVKAWMLGMGSGPKCISIIWECIRPICGEAQRGPWADSIDGYPLG; from the coding sequence ATGGAACTAACCAAACTTCTCTgtcttttcatcttctttacTATAGAAGCTCTGCTTATTCTTCTACAAGCAGAGCTCAACATGTTTCATCTTGTGATCCTTTCATGTTACATTTTCCTCTTAATCTTGAAATCAAGACCTTCACCAATATACCTTGTAGACTATTCATGTCTAAAGCCACCAAGTATCTGTCAAATTCCTCACTCAACTTTCATCGAACATACCCGAAATTTCATGGATAAACAGAGCATAACTTTCATGACTAAAATCTTGAATCAATCAGGACAAAGTGATGAAACATATATACCTCCTGCACTTCATTACATTCCACCAAAATCAGACTATCAAGAAGTTATTAGTGAAGTGCACATGGTGCTTTTCCCTGTATTTGAAGACCTTTTGGCTAAAACCAAGCTCACCCCACGTGATATCGATGTTTTAATTGTCAATTGCAGTGGATTTTGCCCTGCCCCATCCCTTTCTTCCATCATTGTAAACAAATTCGGCATGAGAGAAGACATTAAAAGTTACACAATTAGTGGCATGGGTTGCAGTGCTAGCGCGTTAGCTATTGACATAACTCAAAACATATTTAAATCTCATAAGGACTCAATAGCTGTTGTCCTTAGCACAGAGATTTTATCTACAGGTTGGTATCCTGGAAAAGAACCATCAATGCTCGTTATTAATTGCTTATTCCGAATGGGTGCTGCTGggattttaatttcaaataaaaaagaatcgAAAAACAGAGCAAAATACGAGCTTGttaaaactctaagaactcagAGAGCTTATGATGACAAGGGGTATTTTTCTGCGTATCGCGAAGAGGATACAGATGGATATACTGGAGTTACACTAAAGAGAAACTTATTGGAAACAGCAGGAGAAACACTTAGGTCTAATATAACAATTCTTGGTTCACAAATTTTGCCTTTTACTGAGAAAATTTTGTATGGGGTTTcaatcttgaaaaagaaaatggtaGACAAAAAATCAAGTGTAGATATTTATGTGCCTAATTTTAAGTCTGTTATAAATCATTTTTGTTTACCAACTTCAGGAAGGGCAGTGATAAATGAGATAGGAAAAGGGTTGAATCTTGGTGAGAGTGATATGGAAGCTGCTTTGATGACATTGCATAGATTTGGGaatcaatcttcttcttctttgtggTATGAATTGGCATATTTGGAGGCTAAAGAAAGGGTGAAAAAAGGTGTCAAAGCTTGGATGCTTGGGATGGGAAGTGGTCCTAAGTGTATTAGTATAATTTGGGAATGTATTAGGCCCATTTGTGGGGAAGCCCAAAGAGGTCCATGGGCTGATAGTATTGATGGATATCCCTTAGGATGA